The following is a genomic window from Bacteroidales bacterium.
GGTAGCTATGGCGATCAAATTTCAATTTAACAAAACGGCGTTGCAGGAGCTGAACAAGCAGCTGGCTGTGCGTGAACGGGCTCTGCCAACCATTAAGAACAAGGAGACCGCCCTGCGCGTGGAAGTGAAGAAAGCAAGGGATGCGGCTCAGCAGCTTGAAAAGGACCTTCTCGCCAAAACGACTGAATACGAAAAAGCAGTGGAGCTGTGGGGCGAGTTTGATCCATCCCTGGTTTCCATCAGGGATGTACAGCTGACCGTGAAAAAGATTGCCGGAGTGAAGACTCCAGTACTGGAAAATATTGATTTTGAAATCGGTAAGTTCAGTCTCTTCAATCAGCCGTCGTGGATCCTGGATGGGATCCACATCCTGAAAGAACTTGCATCCATTGGCATTGAACGTGAAGTGTACCTGCGCAAAATGCACCTGCTCGATTTTGCCAGGAGGAAGACCACGCAGAAGGTCAACCTGTACGAAAAAGTACAAATACCGGGTTATCAGGATGCCATAAGAAAAATCAAACGATTTATGGAGGATGAGGAAAACCTGTCGAAATCAGCTCAAAAGATCCTGAAAAACAGGCAACAGAATACAGGGGAGGCCGTATGATCGTACCGATGAAAAAATATTCTTTTCTGGTGTACCACGAGGACTATCCTGATTTCCTGGAGGAGATCCAGCAACTGGGTGTTCTGGATATCCTCGAGCGCAGGGCCGTGACGGATCCTGCACTTGCGGATCGCCTGCTGCTGATCAAACAGGTCAGGAACACGCTTAAGGCACTCGCTGCGCGGAAAACGGCCATCCCTTCCTCC
Proteins encoded in this region:
- a CDS encoding V-type ATP synthase subunit D, which gives rise to MAIKFQFNKTALQELNKQLAVRERALPTIKNKETALRVEVKKARDAAQQLEKDLLAKTTEYEKAVELWGEFDPSLVSIRDVQLTVKKIAGVKTPVLENIDFEIGKFSLFNQPSWILDGIHILKELASIGIEREVYLRKMHLLDFARRKTTQKVNLYEKVQIPGYQDAIRKIKRFMEDEENLSKSAQKILKNRQQNTGEAV